A genomic segment from Epinephelus fuscoguttatus linkage group LG17, E.fuscoguttatus.final_Chr_v1 encodes:
- the LOC125904312 gene encoding saxitoxin and tetrodotoxin-binding protein 2-like isoform X2, which produces MSVVKQGTLLLLLLAVIGTSADHDDCHGLNTTLPATDLHKIVGDWVLVWSVSDHQQGWDLLPNVTSSHAEFRLLPDNHTYMFNERNMYIDKLCANYIINMSTEGSDDHMLHNRGARRDGHHRDVEVLNAAHDNHKKQAECLGFPHDKPFSYDGVADFCHKKSSADVEADHHNKAEKAEPTVEAAES; this is translated from the exons ATGAGTGTTGTGAAGCAAGgaacgctgctgctgctgctgctggcggTGATTGGCACCAGTGCAGACCACGATGACTGTCACGGTCTGAACACAACGCTGCCAGCAACAGACCTGCATAAG attGTTGGGGACTGGGTTCTGGTCTGGTCCGTCTCCGACCATCAACAAGGCTGGGACCTGCTTCCAAACGTCACCAGCTCCCATGCTGAGTTCCGACTCCTCCCTGACAACCACACCTACATGTTTAACGAGAGGAACATGTACAT TGACAAGTTGTGTGCTAACTACATCATCAACATGTCGACAGAAGGCTCTGATGACCACATGCTGCACAATCGCGGTGCCA GGAGGGATGGGCATCATCGGGATGTTGAGGTGTTGAACGCAGCGCATGACAATCACAAGAAACAGGCTGAGTGTCTGGGATTCCCTCATGACAAACCGTTCAGCTATGACGGAGTTGCAG ATTTTTGTCATAAGAAATCGTCTGCAGATGTGGAGGCTGACCACCATAACAAGGCTGAGAAGGCTGAACCAACTGTGGAGGCTGCAGAGTCCTGA
- the LOC125904312 gene encoding saxitoxin and tetrodotoxin-binding protein 1-like isoform X1, translated as MSVVKQGTLLLLLLAVIGTSADHDDCHGLNTTLPATDLHKIVGDWVLVWSVSDHQQGWDLLPNVTSSHAEFRLLPDNHTYMFNERNMYIDKLCANYIINMSTEGSDDHMLHNRGATVERNGIVELYNESGHVDFYESCPDCLVMVYFSPSGRYLLSYRRDGHHRDVEVLNAAHDNHKKQAECLGFPHDKPFSYDGVADFCHKKSSADVEADHHNKAEKAEPTVEAAES; from the exons ATGAGTGTTGTGAAGCAAGgaacgctgctgctgctgctgctggcggTGATTGGCACCAGTGCAGACCACGATGACTGTCACGGTCTGAACACAACGCTGCCAGCAACAGACCTGCATAAG attGTTGGGGACTGGGTTCTGGTCTGGTCCGTCTCCGACCATCAACAAGGCTGGGACCTGCTTCCAAACGTCACCAGCTCCCATGCTGAGTTCCGACTCCTCCCTGACAACCACACCTACATGTTTAACGAGAGGAACATGTACAT TGACAAGTTGTGTGCTAACTACATCATCAACATGTCGACAGAAGGCTCTGATGACCACATGCTGCACAATCGCGGTGCCA cgGTGGAGAGGAACGGCATTGTTGAGCTGTACAATGAGTCAGGCCATGTGGATTTCTATGAGAGCTGCCCCGACTGTCTGGTGATGGTCTATTTTAGCCCTAGCGGCCGATACCTGTTGAGCTACA GGAGGGATGGGCATCATCGGGATGTTGAGGTGTTGAACGCAGCGCATGACAATCACAAGAAACAGGCTGAGTGTCTGGGATTCCCTCATGACAAACCGTTCAGCTATGACGGAGTTGCAG ATTTTTGTCATAAGAAATCGTCTGCAGATGTGGAGGCTGACCACCATAACAAGGCTGAGAAGGCTGAACCAACTGTGGAGGCTGCAGAGTCCTGA